From Cellulosimicrobium cellulans, the proteins below share one genomic window:
- the fdxA gene encoding ferredoxin yields MTYVIAQPCVDVKDKACIEECPVDCIYEGKRSLYIHPDECVDCGACEPVCPVEAIYYEDDVPTEWSDYYRANVEFFDDLGSPGGAAKMGLIEKDDPMIAALPPQA; encoded by the coding sequence GTGACTTACGTGATCGCTCAGCCGTGCGTGGACGTCAAGGACAAGGCGTGCATCGAGGAGTGTCCTGTCGACTGCATCTACGAGGGCAAGCGGTCGCTGTACATCCACCCCGACGAGTGCGTGGACTGCGGCGCCTGCGAGCCGGTCTGCCCGGTCGAGGCGATCTACTACGAGGACGACGTGCCGACGGAGTGGAGCGACTACTACCGCGCCAACGTCGAGTTCTTCGACGACCTCGGCTCGCCCGGCGGCGCCGCGAAGATGGGTCTCATCGAGAAGGACGACCCGATGATCGCCGCCCTGCCGCCGCAGGCCTGA
- the dapC gene encoding succinyldiaminopimelate transaminase produces MGLADLSGLAYPWDTLTPYAERARAHPRGVVDLSIGTPVDPTPAVVRDALAAASDAHGYPTTHGTPALRDAVASWFARRRAVPGLDPDAVLPTVGSKELVGLLPALLRLGPGDVVVHPRTAYPTYDVGARLAGATPLATDDVDEWAGRADVRLVWVNSPSNPTGQVLDAAHLARVVAAAREIGALVASDECYAELAWAEPYASQGVPSLLDPAVSGGSHEGLLVTYSLSKQSSMAGYRAAFVAGDPALVADLLATRKHLGMIVPAPVQAAMVAALSDDEHVAAQRAVYARRREVLVAALGDAGLQVDHSEAGLYLWSRPAGDHGGDCWRTVSDLADLGILVGPGAFYGPEGAGHVRVALTATDERVHEAAARLSGASSLT; encoded by the coding sequence GTGGGCCTCGCCGACCTCTCCGGTCTCGCCTATCCCTGGGACACGCTGACCCCGTACGCGGAGCGCGCCCGCGCGCACCCGCGGGGCGTCGTGGACCTCTCCATCGGGACGCCCGTCGACCCGACGCCGGCCGTCGTGCGCGACGCGCTCGCCGCGGCCTCGGACGCGCACGGCTACCCGACGACGCACGGGACCCCCGCGCTGCGCGACGCGGTCGCCTCCTGGTTCGCGCGCCGGCGCGCCGTGCCCGGGCTCGACCCCGACGCGGTGCTGCCCACGGTCGGCAGCAAGGAGCTCGTCGGGCTCCTGCCCGCGCTCCTGCGCCTCGGGCCGGGGGACGTCGTCGTGCACCCGCGCACGGCCTACCCCACGTACGACGTGGGCGCGCGCCTCGCCGGCGCGACGCCGCTCGCGACCGACGACGTCGACGAGTGGGCGGGCAGGGCGGACGTGCGCCTCGTCTGGGTCAACTCCCCGAGCAACCCGACCGGGCAGGTGCTCGACGCCGCCCACCTCGCGCGCGTCGTCGCGGCGGCCCGCGAGATCGGCGCGCTCGTCGCGAGCGACGAGTGCTACGCCGAGCTGGCCTGGGCCGAGCCGTACGCGTCGCAGGGCGTGCCGAGCCTGCTCGACCCGGCCGTCTCCGGCGGGTCCCACGAGGGGCTGCTCGTCACCTACTCGCTCTCGAAGCAGTCGAGCATGGCCGGCTACCGCGCCGCGTTCGTCGCCGGCGACCCGGCCCTCGTCGCGGACCTGCTCGCGACGCGCAAGCACCTCGGCATGATCGTGCCCGCGCCCGTGCAGGCGGCGATGGTCGCCGCCCTCTCCGACGACGAGCACGTCGCCGCGCAGCGCGCCGTGTACGCGCGCCGCCGTGAGGTGCTCGTCGCGGCCCTCGGCGACGCGGGGCTGCAGGTCGACCACTCCGAGGCGGGCCTCTACCTGTGGTCGAGGCCGGCAGGGGACCACGGCGGCGACTGCTGGCGGACCGTGTCCGACCTCGCCGACCTCGGCATACTGGTGGGGCCCGGGGCGTTCTACGGACCGGAGGGGGCGGGGCACGTGAGGGTCGCGCTCACCGCGACCGACGAGCGCGTCCACGAGGCCGCCGCTCGACTCTCCGGAGCCTCATCGCTGACGTGA
- a CDS encoding putative acetyltransferase has translation MPDAPWTTWAPGTRVVVRRRLAPDEATAAGTPLTDVIGVVVRTTPTELVLREDAGGSAAPPHRGHGVHDDVPPLVVVPLDAIVAGKPVPPRPPRRPASPR, from the coding sequence GTGCCCGACGCGCCCTGGACGACGTGGGCCCCCGGCACGCGGGTGGTGGTGCGCCGTCGCCTCGCTCCGGACGAGGCCACCGCGGCGGGCACGCCGCTCACGGACGTGATCGGCGTGGTCGTCCGGACCACCCCGACGGAGCTGGTCCTGCGCGAGGACGCGGGCGGGAGCGCCGCCCCGCCGCACCGCGGTCACGGCGTGCACGACGACGTCCCGCCCCTCGTGGTGGTCCCGCTCGACGCGATCGTGGCGGGCAAGCCGGTACCGCCGCGCCCCCCGCGGCGACCCGCGTCACCGAGATAG
- the typA gene encoding translational GTPase TypA: MSVRSDLRNVAIVAHVDHGKTTLVDAMLRQSGAFSAHQHVDDRVMDSGDLEREKGITILAKNTAVRYAGPAAAAVGEPDGITINVIDTPGHADFGGEVERGLSMVDGVVLLVDASEGPLPQTRFVLRKALAAKLPVIIVVNKVDRPDSRITEVVAEATDLLLGLASDLADEVPDLDLDAILDVPVVYASAKAGRASLDQPLDGQLPSNEDLEPLFTTILEKIPAPTYDEGAPLQAHVTNLDASPFLGRLALLRIFNGELRKGQVVAWARHDGTLQNVKITELLETKALDRVPTESAAPGDIVAVAGIADITIGETLTDPEDPRPLPLITVDDPAISMTIGINTSPLAGKGGKGHKVTARQVKDRLDTELVGNVSLRVLPTERPDAWEVQGRGELALAILVEQMRREGFELTVGKPQVVTRTIDGKTHEPMERMTIDVPEEYLGNVTQLLAQRKGRMETMSNHGTGWIRMEFMVPARGLIGFRTRFLTETRGTGIAASISEGYEPWAGHIETRTTGSLVADRAGKVTPFAMINLQERGSFFVDPTQEVYEGMIVGENSRNEDMDVNITKEKKLTNMRSSTADNFENLIPPRHLTLEESLEFAREDECVEVTPEVVRIRKVLLDQTERARATSRAKRA; encoded by the coding sequence ATGTCTGTGCGCTCCGACCTGCGCAACGTGGCGATCGTCGCCCACGTCGACCACGGCAAGACCACGCTCGTCGACGCGATGCTGCGCCAGTCCGGCGCCTTCTCCGCGCACCAGCACGTGGACGACCGCGTCATGGACTCCGGTGACCTCGAGCGCGAGAAGGGCATCACCATCCTCGCGAAGAACACCGCGGTCCGTTACGCGGGCCCGGCCGCCGCCGCGGTGGGGGAGCCCGACGGCATCACGATCAACGTGATCGACACGCCCGGGCACGCCGACTTCGGCGGCGAGGTCGAGCGCGGCCTCTCCATGGTCGACGGCGTCGTCCTCCTCGTCGACGCGAGCGAGGGCCCGCTCCCGCAGACCCGGTTCGTGCTGCGCAAGGCGCTCGCCGCGAAGCTCCCGGTCATCATCGTCGTCAACAAGGTCGACCGTCCGGACTCGCGCATCACCGAGGTCGTCGCCGAGGCGACCGACCTGCTGCTCGGCCTGGCGTCCGACCTCGCCGACGAGGTCCCCGACCTCGACCTCGACGCGATCCTCGACGTCCCGGTGGTCTACGCGTCGGCCAAGGCCGGGCGCGCGTCGCTCGACCAGCCGCTCGACGGCCAGCTCCCCTCGAACGAGGACCTCGAGCCGCTCTTCACGACCATCCTCGAGAAGATCCCCGCGCCGACGTACGACGAGGGCGCGCCGCTCCAGGCGCACGTCACGAACCTCGACGCGTCGCCGTTCCTCGGTCGCCTCGCGCTGCTGCGCATCTTCAACGGCGAGCTGCGCAAGGGCCAGGTCGTCGCGTGGGCCCGGCACGACGGCACGCTCCAGAACGTCAAGATCACCGAGCTCCTCGAGACCAAGGCGCTCGACCGCGTCCCCACGGAGTCGGCCGCGCCCGGCGACATCGTCGCCGTCGCGGGCATCGCGGACATCACGATCGGCGAGACCCTCACCGACCCCGAGGACCCGCGCCCGCTGCCGCTCATCACGGTCGACGACCCGGCGATCTCGATGACCATCGGGATCAACACCTCGCCGCTGGCGGGCAAGGGCGGCAAGGGCCACAAGGTCACGGCGCGCCAGGTCAAGGACCGCCTCGACACCGAGCTCGTCGGCAACGTGTCGCTGCGCGTGCTCCCGACCGAGCGTCCCGACGCGTGGGAGGTCCAGGGCCGCGGCGAGCTCGCGCTCGCGATCCTCGTCGAGCAGATGCGCCGCGAGGGCTTCGAGCTCACGGTCGGCAAGCCGCAGGTCGTCACGCGCACGATCGACGGCAAGACGCACGAGCCGATGGAGCGCATGACGATCGACGTCCCCGAGGAGTACCTCGGCAACGTCACCCAGCTCCTCGCGCAGCGCAAGGGCCGCATGGAGACCATGTCCAACCACGGCACCGGCTGGATCCGCATGGAGTTCATGGTCCCGGCGCGCGGGCTCATCGGCTTCCGCACGCGCTTCCTCACGGAGACCCGCGGCACCGGCATCGCGGCCTCGATCTCCGAGGGCTACGAGCCGTGGGCCGGGCACATCGAGACCCGCACGACGGGCTCGCTCGTGGCCGACCGCGCCGGCAAGGTGACGCCGTTCGCCATGATCAACCTCCAGGAGCGCGGCTCGTTCTTCGTCGACCCCACGCAGGAGGTCTACGAGGGCATGATCGTCGGCGAGAACTCGCGCAACGAGGACATGGACGTGAACATCACCAAGGAGAAGAAGCTCACGAACATGCGGTCCTCGACGGCCGACAACTTCGAGAACCTCATCCCGCCGCGTCACCTCACGCTCGAGGAGTCGCTCGAGTTCGCGCGCGAGGACGAGTGCGTCGAGGTCACGCCCGAGGTCGTGCGCATCCGCAAGGTGCTCCTCGACCAGACCGAGCGCGCCCGCGCCACGTCCCGCGCCAAGCGCGCCTGA
- a CDS encoding prephenate dehydrogenase, producing MTADVVPSSGADGLRVGVVGLGLVGGSVARLLHEQGLDVTAHDATATTRAAARAAGLRVVGDVADVCAAEPDVLVLAVPLRAMRSVATEVARHVRGATVVTDVGSVKGAVRDAVRSAGLGSRYVGAHPMAGTEHSGFEASDPAMLDGARWAVTVDGTTRREALVTVLRLVTGPLGGTVHVLTDEVHDESTALISHVPHVLATELLGVVADAPVRDVALGLAAGSFRDATRVGRTDPRRTEAMVTDNAAWVASALRVVVRDLEQLVAALESNAPVGEFFDRPEPVRGPVRAPGSGERLRVDLDEAGDWRTALSDAGARGAVVVSVEDGTVVLG from the coding sequence GTGACGGCCGACGTCGTCCCGTCGAGCGGGGCCGACGGGCTGCGGGTGGGGGTCGTCGGGCTCGGGCTCGTCGGCGGCTCGGTCGCGCGGCTCCTGCACGAGCAGGGTCTCGACGTGACCGCCCACGACGCGACGGCGACCACGCGCGCCGCGGCGCGCGCCGCGGGCCTCCGGGTCGTCGGCGACGTGGCCGACGTGTGCGCGGCGGAGCCCGACGTCCTCGTGCTCGCGGTCCCGCTGCGGGCCATGCGGTCGGTCGCGACCGAGGTCGCGCGGCACGTGCGCGGCGCGACCGTCGTCACCGACGTCGGGAGCGTCAAGGGCGCGGTGCGCGACGCCGTCCGGTCGGCCGGCCTCGGGTCGCGCTACGTCGGGGCGCACCCCATGGCGGGCACCGAGCACTCGGGTTTCGAGGCGTCCGACCCGGCGATGCTCGACGGCGCACGCTGGGCCGTCACGGTCGACGGGACGACGCGGCGCGAGGCGCTCGTGACGGTGCTGCGGCTCGTGACCGGACCGCTCGGCGGGACCGTCCACGTCCTCACGGACGAGGTCCACGACGAGTCGACGGCGCTCATCAGCCACGTCCCGCACGTCCTCGCCACCGAGCTCCTGGGCGTCGTCGCGGACGCGCCCGTGCGGGACGTCGCGCTCGGGCTCGCCGCGGGCAGCTTCCGGGACGCGACGCGGGTGGGGCGTACCGACCCGCGGCGCACCGAGGCGATGGTCACCGACAACGCCGCCTGGGTGGCGTCCGCGCTGCGGGTGGTCGTGCGCGACCTCGAGCAGCTCGTCGCGGCGCTGGAGTCGAACGCGCCGGTGGGGGAGTTCTTCGACCGGCCCGAGCCGGTCCGCGGTCCGGTCCGCGCGCCCGGCAGCGGGGAGCGGCTGCGGGTCGACCTCGACGAGGCGGGGGACTGGCGCACGGCGCTGAGCGACGCCGGCGCCCGGGGCGCGGTCGTCGTGAGCGTCGAGGACGGCACGGTCGTCCTCGGTTGA
- a CDS encoding prephenate dehydratase, whose product MSVVGYLGPEGSFTHQAAAAWRGDDRGDDRADRAARLAARTTVADVFADVAAGDLARGVVAIENTVEGYVVPSLDAIVGSATVVAVDEVVLDISFDAFVRPGHGELTEVTAHPHGLAQCQEFVRRTGLAPLAASSNAAACRDAGPHQVALGPTICGELYGLETLERAVEDFAGARTRFLVLAPRAEASATLRAARARGDGPWRTMLAVTPVVTGPGVLARITRSFGERGVNLSSLITRPLKAVAGTYVFVLTVDGAPWDAPVRAVLDDLVRAGDSLKTLGVVPARGELDESVHADVDVANVPVGSVDASAAPADLAAGLLW is encoded by the coding sequence GTGAGCGTCGTCGGCTACCTCGGCCCGGAGGGGTCGTTCACGCACCAAGCCGCCGCCGCGTGGCGCGGGGACGACCGCGGGGACGACCGGGCCGACCGGGCGGCCCGCCTCGCCGCGCGCACGACGGTGGCGGACGTTTTCGCCGACGTCGCCGCGGGAGACCTCGCGCGCGGGGTGGTCGCGATCGAGAACACGGTCGAGGGCTACGTGGTGCCGTCCCTCGACGCGATCGTCGGGAGCGCTACGGTCGTCGCGGTCGACGAGGTCGTGCTCGACATCTCGTTCGACGCGTTCGTGCGGCCCGGCCACGGCGAGCTGACGGAGGTCACCGCCCACCCGCACGGGCTCGCCCAGTGCCAGGAGTTCGTCCGCCGGACGGGCCTCGCGCCGCTCGCCGCGTCGTCGAACGCGGCGGCGTGCCGGGACGCAGGGCCGCACCAGGTGGCGCTCGGGCCCACGATCTGCGGCGAGCTCTACGGCCTCGAGACCCTCGAGCGCGCGGTCGAGGACTTCGCCGGTGCCCGGACCCGCTTCCTCGTCCTCGCGCCGCGGGCGGAGGCGTCGGCGACCCTGCGGGCCGCGCGCGCCCGGGGGGACGGTCCGTGGCGCACGATGCTCGCGGTGACTCCCGTCGTCACCGGACCGGGCGTGCTCGCGCGGATCACGCGGTCCTTCGGCGAGCGCGGCGTCAACCTGTCGAGCCTCATCACGCGCCCGCTCAAGGCGGTGGCCGGCACGTACGTGTTCGTCCTGACGGTCGACGGCGCCCCGTGGGACGCGCCGGTGCGGGCCGTGCTCGACGACCTCGTCCGCGCGGGCGACTCGCTCAAGACGCTCGGAGTCGTCCCGGCGCGTGGCGAGCTGGACGAGTCGGTGCACGCCGACGTCGACGTCGCGAACGTCCCCGTGGGCAGCGTGGACGCCTCGGCGGCGCCGGCGGACCTCGCGGCAGGCCTGCTGTGGTGA
- a CDS encoding citrate synthase, translated as MTTTQQAKVRLLVDDQAQDLPVVAATDGNDGIVVSSLLKSTGLVTVDPGFMNTASCESSITYIDGDAGILRYRGYPIEQLAEQSSFLEVAYLLIHGELPDTPTLEAFVERVNRHTLVHEDFRTFMGTFPRNAHPMAVLSSAINALSTFYPESLDPFDDETVELATVLLLAKTRTITSYLHRRRVGEPLLYPDYSRGYVDDFLRMTFATPYQQYEADPVVVDALDKLLILHADHEQNCSTSTVRVVGSSHANLYASVAAGVNALSGPLHGGANESVLTMLDKIAGAEYDVDTFMKKVKNKEDGVRLMGFGHRVYKNYDPRAAIVKKSADAVLSTLGKKDQLLDIAMGLEEIALNDDYFIERKLYPNVDFYTGLIYKAMGFSPAMFTPLFALGRMPGWIAQWREMMKDPQTKIGRPRQVYVGETERDYVPVSDR; from the coding sequence ATGACCACCACTCAGCAGGCGAAGGTCCGCCTCCTCGTCGACGACCAGGCGCAGGACCTGCCCGTGGTCGCGGCGACCGACGGCAACGACGGCATCGTCGTGTCCTCCTTGCTCAAGTCGACCGGCCTCGTGACCGTCGACCCGGGCTTCATGAACACCGCGTCGTGCGAGTCGAGCATCACCTACATCGACGGTGACGCCGGCATCCTGCGGTACCGCGGGTACCCCATCGAGCAGCTCGCCGAGCAGTCGAGCTTCCTCGAGGTCGCGTACCTGCTCATCCACGGCGAGCTTCCCGACACCCCGACGCTCGAGGCGTTCGTCGAGCGCGTGAACCGGCACACGCTGGTGCACGAGGACTTCCGCACCTTCATGGGGACGTTCCCGCGCAACGCCCACCCGATGGCCGTGCTCTCCTCCGCGATCAACGCGCTGTCGACGTTCTACCCCGAGTCGCTCGACCCGTTCGACGACGAGACCGTCGAGCTCGCGACGGTCCTGCTCCTCGCGAAGACGCGCACCATCACGTCCTACCTGCACCGCCGCCGCGTCGGTGAGCCGCTGCTCTACCCCGACTACTCGCGCGGCTACGTCGACGACTTCCTGCGCATGACGTTCGCGACGCCGTACCAGCAGTACGAGGCCGACCCGGTCGTCGTCGACGCGCTCGACAAGCTGCTCATCCTGCACGCCGACCACGAGCAGAACTGCTCGACGTCGACCGTCCGCGTCGTCGGCTCGTCGCACGCCAACCTCTACGCCTCCGTCGCGGCGGGCGTCAACGCGCTCTCCGGACCGCTGCACGGCGGCGCCAACGAGTCCGTCCTCACGATGCTCGACAAGATCGCGGGGGCGGAGTACGACGTCGACACCTTCATGAAGAAGGTGAAGAACAAGGAGGACGGCGTCCGCCTCATGGGCTTCGGCCACCGGGTCTACAAGAACTACGACCCGCGCGCCGCCATCGTGAAGAAGTCCGCCGACGCCGTGCTCTCGACCCTCGGCAAGAAGGACCAGCTGCTCGACATCGCCATGGGCCTCGAGGAGATCGCGCTCAACGACGACTACTTCATCGAGCGCAAGCTCTACCCGAACGTCGACTTCTACACGGGCCTCATCTACAAGGCGATGGGCTTCTCGCCCGCGATGTTCACGCCGCTCTTCGCGCTCGGCCGCATGCCCGGCTGGATCGCGCAGTGGCGCGAGATGATGAAGGACCCGCAGACCAAGATCGGCCGCCCGCGCCAGGTCTACGTCGGCGAGACCGAGCGCGACTACGTCCCGGTCTCCGACCGCTGA
- a CDS encoding PIG-L family deacetylase yields MTVPSSQQAAVEPDGGLLAVHAHPDDETLATGALLATWSRAGQRVTVVTCTRGERGEVIDTAAHPTGVGYLEGDGPALAAHREGELARALAALGVADHVFLDTAALPAAGEVPDGGAAPRFEDSGMAWVAPGVASSVAREQLPPRAFVGVPLDEAAARLAAVVRDRRPAVVATYEPGGGYGHPDHVRAHDVTVRALELLDAAGEPAPALWLAVAPESAVRAARRALAAHPAVCALLAADADLTLPDPDEDLPPVARPDASLPTLVGVPVAPVLGELLAAMRAHATQVQHVTAAGSIAGEEPTDLLGWYALSNDVLAPVPSHEFYAPSGGALPGDQVRRGPTR; encoded by the coding sequence GTGACCGTCCCGTCCTCCCAGCAGGCCGCCGTCGAGCCCGACGGCGGCCTGCTGGCCGTGCACGCCCACCCCGACGACGAGACGCTGGCCACGGGCGCGCTCCTCGCGACGTGGTCCCGCGCCGGGCAGCGCGTCACCGTGGTGACGTGCACGCGCGGCGAGCGGGGCGAGGTGATCGACACCGCGGCGCACCCGACCGGCGTCGGGTACCTCGAGGGTGACGGTCCCGCCCTCGCCGCGCACCGCGAGGGCGAGCTCGCGCGAGCGCTCGCCGCTCTGGGCGTCGCGGACCACGTCTTCCTCGACACGGCCGCGCTCCCCGCGGCGGGCGAGGTGCCCGACGGCGGTGCAGCGCCCCGGTTCGAGGACTCCGGGATGGCGTGGGTCGCGCCGGGGGTCGCGAGCTCGGTCGCGAGGGAGCAGCTCCCGCCCCGGGCGTTCGTCGGTGTCCCGCTCGACGAGGCGGCCGCCCGGCTGGCGGCGGTCGTGCGCGACCGCCGCCCCGCGGTCGTCGCGACGTACGAGCCCGGCGGCGGCTACGGGCATCCCGACCACGTGCGCGCGCACGACGTGACGGTCCGGGCGCTGGAGCTGCTCGACGCCGCCGGAGAGCCCGCACCGGCGCTCTGGCTCGCCGTCGCACCCGAGAGCGCGGTGCGCGCGGCGCGGCGGGCGCTCGCCGCGCACCCCGCGGTCTGCGCGCTCCTCGCCGCGGACGCGGACCTCACCCTGCCCGACCCGGACGAGGACCTGCCGCCCGTCGCGCGCCCCGACGCCTCGCTGCCCACGCTCGTGGGCGTCCCCGTGGCGCCCGTCCTCGGCGAGCTCCTCGCGGCGATGCGCGCGCACGCGACGCAGGTCCAGCACGTGACCGCCGCGGGGTCCATCGCGGGGGAGGAGCCCACGGATCTCCTGGGCTGGTACGCCCTCAGCAACGACGTGCTGGCGCCCGTCCCTTCACACGAGTTCTACGCTCCCTCCGGCGGCGCTCTCCCGGGCGACCAGGTCCGGCGCGGGCCCACGCGTTAA
- a CDS encoding VanW family protein — protein sequence MGQPTDRDAELDSPQDAVPVPAGQPQAPEPAAADGTGDEAPTTVDEATAPEADAAAADEKADDAAAPEQGVVPAVAEQDDAPAEPAGPVDQVEDPAEPATAAERGEAVEDTADQVEEPGTATVEPPGDVADEAVTEPVEQAEPVEAAGPVEPAGPVEPAEPVAAAEPDVAERPGAETPAAGEDASADPEGDPVAGDGAADVTATADVTATADVAATVEAQGDAPAPEPEPATSAGAGAAAAPAAQGDDEDEPYVPRLFAFDPSVPAVLVPPPGSEPDPADRTAVTPVVEEPDAEQTAVVPAVPPVAPTSPAAEAAPGTPPPTPTDATQVIPPVDPWSRPAPVVRTSVRPAAPTGAEAAAPAATPAVTPAAGLGNAFGPVPPDESREASPFEGFEEETPRRGWARGLMWTGIGVLVLGGLYTGAQWFFSDKVPSGTSVAGVDVGGLTRTAAQDTLEAELGPRAAEPVTLTAGEASTTLDPAAAGLSFDAAATAEELTAFSMSPARLWQHLFGGEDEAPVISVDEAALDAQVEALRGSLEIEPVDGTVQFVDGAPTSTAAADGSALVTDEVPAAITGSWLVQDGAVTLPTEPVEPAITQEETDAALAQAQKVVSAPVVVSVGGQNAELPPEALAAAASFAATDGVLTLTFDGATLVGSVVDRTNDLLTAADDAHFVFQDGAPVIVGGEPGTTIDPAAISAAVTTAASGDERTATVELVESDPAQSVAALEALGIKEKVSEFSTPVPNVPVRTANLRRGAEKVTGTLVKPGETFSLVDTLSPITLEGGYFAAGIVESGRHTEGVGGGLSQMATTTYNAGFFAGLEDVEHRPHSYWFERYPAGREATIFVGSIDMKFKNDTPYGVLMQSWVGGGELHVAIWSTKYYDVETSSSGKSNVVQPTSVTHSGADCAPTPAGSPGFSITNYRKVYHEGELVKDESYRWTYKPDNAVVCE from the coding sequence ATGGGTCAGCCGACCGACCGAGACGCCGAACTCGACTCCCCGCAGGACGCCGTGCCCGTGCCTGCTGGACAGCCCCAGGCGCCCGAGCCGGCGGCGGCTGACGGGACCGGCGACGAGGCGCCCACGACGGTCGACGAGGCCACGGCGCCCGAGGCCGACGCGGCCGCCGCCGACGAGAAGGCCGACGACGCCGCGGCACCCGAGCAGGGGGTGGTGCCCGCGGTGGCGGAGCAGGACGACGCGCCTGCGGAGCCCGCGGGACCGGTCGATCAGGTCGAGGACCCCGCCGAGCCGGCGACGGCAGCGGAGCGGGGCGAGGCGGTGGAGGACACCGCCGACCAGGTCGAGGAGCCGGGCACCGCGACGGTCGAGCCCCCCGGGGACGTCGCGGACGAGGCCGTGACGGAGCCCGTCGAACAGGCCGAGCCCGTCGAAGCGGCCGGGCCCGTCGAACCGGCCGGGCCCGTCGAACCGGCCGAGCCCGTCGCCGCCGCCGAGCCCGACGTCGCGGAGCGACCAGGCGCCGAGACGCCCGCGGCGGGCGAGGACGCCTCCGCGGACCCCGAGGGCGACCCGGTCGCCGGGGACGGCGCCGCTGACGTGACTGCGACGGCCGACGTGACCGCGACGGCCGACGTGGCGGCGACGGTCGAGGCTCAGGGCGACGCCCCCGCGCCGGAACCGGAGCCGGCGACGTCGGCCGGGGCGGGCGCCGCCGCGGCGCCCGCGGCGCAGGGCGACGACGAGGACGAGCCGTACGTGCCGCGGCTGTTCGCGTTCGACCCCAGCGTGCCGGCCGTGCTCGTCCCCCCGCCCGGGTCGGAGCCGGACCCGGCGGATCGGACCGCGGTGACGCCCGTGGTGGAGGAGCCTGACGCCGAGCAGACCGCCGTCGTGCCCGCGGTGCCGCCGGTGGCGCCCACCTCACCTGCCGCCGAGGCCGCACCCGGCACCCCGCCCCCGACCCCGACGGACGCCACGCAGGTGATCCCGCCCGTCGACCCGTGGTCGCGCCCGGCCCCGGTCGTCCGCACGTCGGTCCGACCGGCTGCTCCGACCGGGGCGGAGGCCGCCGCCCCGGCGGCGACCCCCGCGGTCACCCCGGCGGCGGGCCTGGGGAACGCCTTCGGCCCGGTCCCGCCCGACGAGTCGCGGGAGGCCTCGCCCTTCGAGGGCTTCGAGGAGGAGACCCCGCGGCGCGGCTGGGCGCGTGGCCTGATGTGGACGGGCATCGGTGTGCTCGTCCTCGGCGGCCTGTACACCGGCGCGCAGTGGTTCTTCTCGGACAAGGTCCCGAGCGGGACGAGCGTCGCCGGAGTCGACGTCGGTGGTCTGACCCGGACGGCGGCGCAGGACACGCTCGAGGCGGAGCTCGGGCCGCGCGCGGCCGAGCCGGTCACGCTCACCGCCGGCGAGGCGAGCACGACCCTCGACCCGGCGGCCGCGGGCCTGTCGTTCGACGCCGCGGCCACCGCGGAGGAGCTCACCGCCTTCTCGATGAGCCCGGCCCGGCTGTGGCAGCACCTCTTCGGCGGCGAGGACGAGGCCCCGGTGATCTCGGTCGACGAGGCGGCGCTCGACGCCCAGGTCGAGGCGCTGCGCGGGAGCCTCGAGATCGAGCCGGTCGACGGCACCGTGCAGTTCGTGGACGGCGCGCCGACGAGCACGGCGGCGGCCGACGGCTCGGCCCTCGTGACGGACGAGGTCCCGGCGGCCATCACCGGGAGCTGGCTCGTCCAGGACGGGGCGGTGACCCTGCCGACCGAACCCGTGGAGCCCGCGATCACGCAGGAGGAGACGGACGCCGCGCTCGCGCAGGCGCAGAAGGTCGTGTCGGCGCCGGTCGTCGTGTCCGTGGGCGGCCAGAACGCCGAGCTGCCGCCCGAGGCCCTCGCGGCCGCCGCGTCGTTCGCGGCGACCGACGGCGTGCTCACCCTGACCTTCGACGGGGCGACTCTCGTCGGGTCGGTGGTCGACCGGACGAACGACCTGCTCACCGCCGCGGACGACGCGCACTTCGTCTTCCAGGACGGCGCCCCGGTCATCGTGGGCGGGGAGCCGGGCACGACGATCGACCCCGCGGCCATCTCGGCCGCCGTCACGACGGCAGCCTCCGGCGACGAGCGGACCGCGACCGTCGAGCTCGTGGAGTCCGACCCGGCGCAGTCGGTCGCCGCGCTCGAGGCGCTCGGGATCAAGGAGAAGGTCTCGGAGTTCTCGACCCCGGTCCCCAACGTCCCGGTCCGCACCGCGAACCTGCGCCGCGGCGCCGAGAAGGTGACGGGGACGCTCGTCAAGCCGGGCGAGACGTTCTCGCTCGTGGACACGCTGTCGCCGATCACGCTCGAGGGCGGCTACTTCGCCGCGGGCATCGTCGAGAGCGGTCGGCACACCGAGGGCGTCGGCGGCGGTCTGTCGCAGATGGCGACGACCACGTACAACGCGGGCTTCTTCGCCGGCCTCGAGGACGTCGAGCACCGACCGCACAGCTACTGGTTCGAGCGGTACCCCGCGGGGCGCGAGGCGACGATCTTCGTCGGGTCGATCGACATGAAGTTCAAGAACGACACCCCGTACGGCGTCCTCATGCAGTCCTGGGTCGGCGGGGGCGAGCTGCACGTCGCGATCTGGAGCACCAAGTACTACGACGTGGAGACGTCGTCGAGCGGCAAGTCGAACGTCGTCCAGCCGACGTCGGTCACGCACTCGGGGGCCGACTGCGCCCCGACGCCCGCAGGCAGCCCGGGCTTCTCCATCACGAACTACCGCAAGGTCTACCACGAGGGCGAGCTCGTCAAGGACGAGTCCTACCGGTGGACGTACAAGCCGGACAACGCGGTCGTCTGCGAGTAG